A single window of Arcobacter venerupis DNA harbors:
- a CDS encoding PLDc N-terminal domain-containing protein: MMGIIMSSFVMVFVIFTFILYIYILIDILKHEFTGYNKIIWILVLIFFPVLGALLYLVFGRSQRIK; encoded by the coding sequence ATGATGGGTATTATAATGTCATCTTTTGTAATGGTATTTGTGATTTTTACATTTATTTTATATATCTATATTTTAATAGATATTTTAAAACACGAATTTACTGGTTACAACAAAATTATTTGGATTCTTGTTCTTATATTTTTCCCAGTTTTAGGAGCACTTTTATATCTAGTTTTTGGAAGGTCTCAAAGAATAAAGTAG
- the hemN gene encoding oxygen-independent coproporphyrinogen III oxidase → MIDFKKFEKYSRPGPRYTSYPTAPEFSETFTQEDLKEYYKNQSDDRAISLYIHMPFCRSACYFCGCNTIFTSKEDKKTRYIEYLKKELNILKNHLNTSRVVTQMHFGGGTPTYFTPEQLQEVISAVKEIFPNFASDAEVSCEVDPRYFTVEHMNVLKAGGCNRLSFGVQDLDEEVQKTIHRIQPFELTQNVINIARDAGIHSVNTDLIYGLPHQTRESFKKTLEKMLTLNTDRFAVFNYAHVPWLMKTMRKFDESTFPAPQEKLEMLKDTIDFFTSNGYKMVGMDHFAKPEDELFKAIEKGELHRNFQGYTTKGGADLIGIGLTSIGNGVDYYAQNFKELEPWENALDNGNLPVFKGYRLSDDDQLRQFVIMELMSNFSLNITRVEQEFKINFKEYFADALAALKEFQDAELIEVSDEKIKVSQTGTMLIRNICMPFDAYLNKIPEDKRRFSKTI, encoded by the coding sequence ATGATAGATTTTAAAAAATTCGAGAAGTATTCACGACCAGGTCCGCGATATACTTCTTATCCTACTGCTCCTGAATTTAGTGAAACATTTACCCAAGAAGATTTAAAAGAGTATTACAAAAATCAAAGTGATGATAGAGCAATATCTCTTTATATTCACATGCCATTTTGTAGAAGTGCTTGTTATTTTTGTGGATGTAACACAATTTTTACTTCAAAAGAAGATAAAAAAACAAGATATATTGAGTATCTAAAAAAAGAGTTAAATATTTTAAAAAATCATTTGAATACTTCAAGAGTTGTAACTCAAATGCATTTTGGTGGAGGAACTCCAACATATTTTACTCCTGAACAATTGCAAGAAGTTATAAGTGCAGTAAAAGAAATTTTTCCAAATTTTGCATCTGATGCTGAAGTTTCATGTGAAGTTGATCCTAGATATTTTACAGTTGAACATATGAATGTTTTAAAAGCTGGTGGTTGTAATCGATTAAGTTTTGGAGTTCAAGATTTAGATGAAGAGGTTCAAAAAACAATTCATAGAATTCAGCCATTTGAATTAACACAAAATGTGATAAATATTGCGAGAGATGCTGGAATTCACTCTGTAAATACGGATTTAATTTATGGTCTTCCTCATCAAACAAGGGAAAGTTTCAAAAAAACTTTAGAAAAAATGCTTACATTAAATACTGATAGATTTGCAGTTTTTAATTATGCCCATGTTCCTTGGCTTATGAAAACTATGAGAAAGTTTGATGAATCAACATTTCCAGCACCCCAAGAAAAACTTGAGATGTTAAAAGATACTATTGATTTTTTCACATCAAATGGCTATAAAATGGTAGGAATGGATCACTTTGCAAAACCTGAAGATGAATTATTTAAAGCAATTGAAAAAGGTGAATTACATAGAAATTTCCAAGGTTATACAACAAAAGGTGGAGCTGATTTAATTGGAATTGGACTTACATCAATTGGAAATGGTGTTGATTATTATGCACAAAATTTTAAAGAATTAGAACCTTGGGAAAATGCTTTAGATAATGGAAATTTACCAGTGTTTAAAGGTTATAGACTTAGTGATGATGACCAATTAAGACAGTTTGTAATTATGGAATTAATGAGTAATTTCTCTTTAAATATTACAAGAGTTGAGCAAGAGTTTAAAATAAACTTCAAAGAGTACTTTGCAGATGCCTTAGCGGCTCTTAAAGAGTTCCAAGATGCAGAACTAATAGAAGTTAGTGATGAAAAAATAAAAGTCTCACAAACAGGAACTATGCTTATTAGAAATATTTGTATGCCTTTTGATGCATATTTAAATAAAATCCCTGAAGATAAAAGAAGATTTTCTAAAACTATCTAA
- the argF gene encoding ornithine carbamoyltransferase: MRHFLTLADYSKDEILEILTLAKQIKDETKARVFKDYMPKKTLGMIFEKSSTRTRVSFETGIYQLGGIGLFLSSNDIQLGRGEPMSDTSRVISRMVDMVMIRTFEHSKIEEFAKYSKVPVINGLTTEYHPVQLMADYMTIQEAGLTEDLVAAYVGDGNNMAHSWLNLAAKLGFELRIATPKGYEVDASILAKSLEMAKLSGAKITITNDPKEAVKGATVVTTDTWVSMGQESEKEKRVKDFAGYMVDAEMMKLAQDKAIFLHCLPAYRGYEVSEEVMESKQSLIFEEAENRLHAQKGVMVWLDRKRDEA, encoded by the coding sequence ATGAGACATTTCTTAACATTAGCTGATTATTCTAAAGATGAAATTTTAGAAATATTAACACTTGCTAAACAAATCAAAGATGAAACTAAAGCTAGAGTCTTTAAAGATTACATGCCTAAAAAAACATTAGGAATGATTTTTGAGAAAAGCTCTACACGAACAAGAGTATCTTTTGAAACAGGGATTTATCAGTTAGGTGGTATTGGTTTATTTCTTTCATCAAATGACATTCAACTAGGTCGAGGTGAGCCAATGAGTGATACTTCAAGAGTTATTTCTAGAATGGTAGATATGGTGATGATTAGAACTTTTGAACATAGTAAAATTGAAGAGTTTGCAAAATATTCAAAAGTTCCTGTAATAAATGGTTTAACAACTGAATATCATCCTGTGCAACTTATGGCTGATTATATGACTATTCAAGAAGCAGGATTAACGGAAGATTTAGTTGCTGCTTATGTTGGTGATGGAAATAACATGGCTCATTCATGGCTTAATTTAGCTGCAAAATTAGGTTTTGAACTTAGAATTGCAACTCCAAAAGGTTACGAAGTTGATGCTTCTATTTTAGCAAAATCTCTTGAAATGGCAAAATTAAGTGGTGCAAAAATCACAATAACAAATGACCCTAAAGAGGCTGTAAAAGGTGCAACTGTAGTAACAACTGATACTTGGGTTTCTATGGGACAAGAATCTGAAAAAGAGAAAAGAGTAAAAGATTTTGCAGGATATATGGTTGATGCTGAAATGATGAAATTAGCCCAAGATAAAGCAATTTTCTTACACTGTTTACCTGCATATAGAGGTTATGAAGTAAGTGAAGAAGTAATGGAAAGCAAACAAAGTTTAATTTTTGAAGAAGCTGAAAATAGACTTCATGCTCAAAAAGGTGTTATGGTTTGGCTTGATAGAAAAAGAGACGAAGCATAA